The genomic stretch CCTGCACCTGCGCCACCGCCACGGCGGCGTCGGATGCCTTCGCCGCCGTGCTGACGCCGGCGCTTGACTTCCCGTCGGCCGCGTTCCTGCAGCCGCCACAGCTGTATCAGGATCTAAGCCCTGAGAGCAGCGTGGTGGAAGCAGGCGGCGCGTGGCCGTACGACTCGACGGAATTCTACCAGCTGCAGCAGAGCAACCTGCTCTCGCAGTCGTCGTCATTCGCGTCATCCAACGGCAGCGGTGTTACATTATCAGATGGCTTTGAGTCGTTGCTGAGTTCTCCTGGTGTCATGCCGGATGTTGGCATCACCGATTTTGCGGTGCAGAGCCAGCAGGTTATGCAGTTCTGCCGCGGGCTTGAAGAAGCCAGCAAGTTTCTGCCTGATGAGAGTAAGCTGGTGATTGATCTTGAGAAGCCAGCATCTGTTACAAGCTTGTTGGCTAACATCAAAGGGGAGAACAGGTTTGCAGAGGTCAAGACAGAGAAGGCTGATGTTGATGCAGCAATTCACAGAGGAAAGAAGCATTTCTATGGTGATGACTTGGATGCAGAGGAAGGGAGGTGCAGTAAACATTCAGCACCAGCTATTGACACTGATCACCTTGTGCGTGAGATGATGGACAAGGTCTTGTTGTGCAATGGTGAGATGTGTTCAAAAGGCGTCAAGGAGCTGCGTGAAGCCCTGCAGCATGACGTCGCAAAGAATTCGCATGGGGTTCATGGAAAAGGGTCCGGACATGGCAAGGGCCGTGGCAAGAAACAACCGAAGAAGAAGGAGGTGGTTGACTTGGAGACTCTCCTCGTCCATTGTGCTCAGTCTGTGGCCACCGATGATCGACGTGGTGCAACGGAGCTCCTGAAGCAGATCAGACAGCATGCATCGCCCAATGGTGATGGTGACCAACGTTTGGCGCACTGCTTCGCCAATGGCCTTGAGGCGAGGCTTGCTGGTAATGGAAGTCAGATTTACAAGTCTGTTATAATGACGAGGTTTCCCTGCACAGATGTGCTGAAAGCCTACCAGCTTTATTTGGCAGCTTGCCCATTCAAGAAGATCTCTCATTTCTTTGCCAATCAAACCATTATGAATGCTGTGGAGAAGGCGAAGAAAGTTCACATTGTCGACTACGGTATATACTATGGCTTTCAGTGGCCGTGCCTCATTCAACGGCTCTCTACCAGGCGTGGTGGCCCTCCAAGACTCCGGATTACTGGAATTGACACACCACAGCCTGGTTTTCGCCCAGCAGAGCGCATAGAGGAGACAGGAAGGTATCTAAAAGATTATGCTCAGACCTTCAATGTGCCCTTCGAGTTCCGAGCCATTCCATCTAGGTTTGAGGCGGTTCAGATAGAGGATCTCCACATTGAGAAGGATGAGCTGCTGATTGTCAACAGCATGTTCAAATTCAAGACACTGATGGACGAGAGCGTGGTTGCTGAGAGTCCAAGGAACATGGTCTTGAACACAATCAGGAAGATGAACCCACATTTGTTCATTCATGGGATCGTCAATGGCTCTTACAATGCACCATTCTTCGTGTCTCGCTTCCGGGAGGCATTATACCACTACTCTGCTATCTATGATATGCTGGAGACAAACATTCCGGGGGACAATGAGCAGAGGCTGCTTATTGAGTCAGCTCTGTTCGGTCGAGAGGCAATCAATGTAATCTCCTGCGAGGGTCTGGAAAGGATGGAGAGGCCTGAGACATACAAGCAATGGCAGGTGAGGAATCAGAGAGCTGGGTTCAAGCAGCTCCCAATCAACCAGGACATCATGAAGCGTGCTCGGGAGAAGGTTAGGTGCTACCATAAGGACTTCATCATCGACGA from Sorghum bicolor cultivar BTx623 chromosome 3, Sorghum_bicolor_NCBIv3, whole genome shotgun sequence encodes the following:
- the LOC8058890 gene encoding scarecrow-like protein 9, which produces MVMDAGLHEPCALLPGSKRDGHMPIYPQIAAAANGFTAEELESLLFLSPDGVASAAGGVGGGSYLNVAPTTVVPPARTDRRASPPPSVAQPDDSEAFSDIVLGYINRMLMAEDIDDKFEHYPEHPALLAAEKPFLEILTERPSSSGGSAVDSPDGSSVGNSCYSAGSCTCATATAASDAFAAVLTPALDFPSAAFLQPPQLYQDLSPESSVVEAGGAWPYDSTEFYQLQQSNLLSQSSSFASSNGSGVTLSDGFESLLSSPGVMPDVGITDFAVQSQQVMQFCRGLEEASKFLPDESKLVIDLEKPASVTSLLANIKGENRFAEVKTEKADVDAAIHRGKKHFYGDDLDAEEGRCSKHSAPAIDTDHLVREMMDKVLLCNGEMCSKGVKELREALQHDVAKNSHGVHGKGSGHGKGRGKKQPKKKEVVDLETLLVHCAQSVATDDRRGATELLKQIRQHASPNGDGDQRLAHCFANGLEARLAGNGSQIYKSVIMTRFPCTDVLKAYQLYLAACPFKKISHFFANQTIMNAVEKAKKVHIVDYGIYYGFQWPCLIQRLSTRRGGPPRLRITGIDTPQPGFRPAERIEETGRYLKDYAQTFNVPFEFRAIPSRFEAVQIEDLHIEKDELLIVNSMFKFKTLMDESVVAESPRNMVLNTIRKMNPHLFIHGIVNGSYNAPFFVSRFREALYHYSAIYDMLETNIPGDNEQRLLIESALFGREAINVISCEGLERMERPETYKQWQVRNQRAGFKQLPINQDIMKRAREKVRCYHKDFIIDEDNRWLLQGWKGRIILALSTWKPDHKSSS